The Acidobacteriota bacterium genome includes a region encoding these proteins:
- a CDS encoding oligosaccharide flippase family protein, which yields MTGAAEPEAKQRLLHSSVSAYGSMLLRLLLAFAARAILARLILPDVHGLFDLALQFVVMASAIRDLGLTHHLMRDPRESYGTVLAWSLSVGAAMSLALVAFAGVFSYLNPDLPNVLRGLAVWIVIDAAIMVYRTFFERRLRIREIAGFEILRSLVYGLIAVGLAHLGAGVWSFVAGELLASALFAVLLLWRARGRVKLDVDWQRLRGLLRASRYLFVVWAAAQVFNRIDIYIIEIFSTTTFVGYYGQAYYFAFLVALTVTPRPLLPALVEFREKAAEFAETLRLGTLVFLAGIVVSAYFLFFNAEKAVQVVLGPGWDDTVPLLRVLCLVPLVDVFTTTGGEALKVQNRDRLWVTTVVLNMLALIGFGFLFTYLWGPIGMAWANFLRIGSLLMFLKVLGIFAGRRRRLVASLAQVYLLPLPFFIAVAVLLPTGSWARLIASIAAAALAGGLLTLRFLPDYRRFFRTATTGAETAGDADIGTTS from the coding sequence GTGACGGGCGCCGCCGAGCCCGAGGCGAAGCAGCGGCTGCTGCACTCGTCGGTCAGCGCCTACGGCTCGATGCTGCTGCGCCTGCTGCTCGCGTTCGCCGCACGCGCCATCCTGGCCCGGCTGATTCTCCCGGACGTTCACGGACTCTTCGACCTCGCGCTGCAATTCGTGGTGATGGCCTCCGCCATCCGCGACCTCGGCCTGACCCACCACCTCATGCGCGATCCGCGCGAGTCCTACGGCACAGTGCTCGCCTGGAGCCTGAGTGTAGGCGCCGCCATGTCCCTGGCCCTGGTCGCATTCGCCGGCGTCTTCTCCTACCTCAATCCGGACCTGCCGAATGTCCTGCGCGGTCTGGCCGTGTGGATCGTCATCGATGCCGCGATCATGGTCTACCGGACCTTCTTCGAACGGCGGCTCCGAATCCGCGAAATCGCCGGCTTCGAAATCCTGCGCAGCCTCGTGTACGGCCTGATCGCGGTCGGCCTGGCCCACCTCGGCGCCGGAGTCTGGTCTTTCGTGGCCGGCGAGTTGCTGGCATCGGCACTCTTCGCCGTTCTGCTGCTGTGGCGAGCGCGAGGCCGGGTCAAGCTAGACGTCGACTGGCAGCGACTCCGAGGCCTGCTCCGCGCCAGCCGCTACCTGTTCGTCGTCTGGGCCGCGGCCCAGGTCTTCAACCGCATCGACATCTACATCATCGAGATCTTCTCGACCACCACCTTCGTCGGCTACTACGGTCAGGCCTACTACTTCGCCTTCCTGGTCGCCCTGACCGTGACCCCAAGGCCGCTGTTGCCAGCCCTGGTCGAGTTCCGCGAGAAGGCTGCAGAGTTCGCGGAGACCCTGCGGCTCGGCACGCTGGTCTTCCTCGCCGGAATCGTCGTCTCGGCCTACTTCCTGTTCTTCAACGCCGAGAAGGCAGTCCAGGTGGTTCTCGGGCCCGGGTGGGACGACACGGTGCCGCTACTTCGCGTTCTCTGTCTGGTACCCCTGGTCGATGTCTTCACGACAACGGGCGGCGAAGCGCTGAAGGTGCAGAACCGGGACCGCCTGTGGGTGACCACGGTAGTGCTGAACATGCTGGCTCTCATCGGCTTCGGCTTCCTCTTCACCTACCTCTGGGGCCCCATTGGCATGGCCTGGGCGAACTTCCTGCGCATCGGCAGTTTGTTGATGTTCCTCAAGGTGCTCGGCATCTTCGCGGGCCGACGACGCCGGCTGGTCGCCAGTCTTGCCCAGGTCTACCTGCTGCCCCTGCCGTTCTTCATTGCCGTCGCGGTCTTGCTGCCGACAGGCAGTTGGGCCCGGCTGATCGCCAGCATCGCGGCGGCGGCACTCGCCGGCGGCCTCCTGACGCTTCGCTTCCTCCCCGATTACCGGCGGTTCTTCCGCACCGCCACGACCGGCGCCGAGACAGCGGGCGACGCGGACATCGGGACGACCTCGTGA
- a CDS encoding TonB-dependent receptor — MNDKRSLDVRRPWGGARRRPHLPWLYAAAVVLLVAPLAGRQDEEAEAEPPTVAEEIVVSANRYEVPASEVGSAVTVIEADEIERRNPVAVLDLLRTVPGTEVTHAGGPGKIATVRMRGGSGAQALVLVDGVRVNSVTGGTVDFAHLLAANIERIEVLRGPQATYGSEAMTGVVSITTGRGMKGWRLSGTGETGTHDHRRFELGLLGATDRWDVSVSAVDLSTDGVSHRAIEGGAVEDDPYENQTLSTRLGAAFAGDGRIDLRARSYRGDTAVDGFGLEDLNAMAAQDEDTISLTVEKGLGSFWRQTVRIGRTDATLLGTDPDTIWNNYEIRSEIRQIDLQSDIALGTNNVLNLGLGTENRRGASVGTFDEEADLDSWFVQDQWSITDDVHVTAALRGDEHSTFGSETSHRVTVSGGWSDGRGRLHGSYGTAFRAPNFNELYFPFSGDPNLLPETTEGVDIGVQQRLGDSGATLDLTWFDIDFDQLIEFDLTSFTFGNVARASSSGAEFSLRYRPNVSTSIELSHTWNRTEDKATGNPLARRPKNRTTAVAQLQPTDRFTAAAMVAFVSDRTDSDGAVMDDYTKVDLHLSYSLSWLRPFVRIENLLDEDYFEVPGFVTPGRTIVVGLRLQRR, encoded by the coding sequence ATGAACGACAAGAGAAGTCTCGATGTACGACGTCCCTGGGGCGGCGCGCGACGCCGCCCGCACCTGCCGTGGCTATACGCCGCGGCGGTCGTCCTGCTGGTGGCGCCGTTAGCCGGCCGCCAGGACGAAGAAGCCGAAGCCGAGCCACCGACCGTCGCGGAGGAGATCGTCGTCAGCGCCAACCGCTACGAGGTGCCAGCGTCGGAGGTCGGCAGCGCGGTCACCGTGATCGAGGCCGACGAGATCGAGCGGCGCAATCCAGTGGCCGTGCTCGATCTGCTGCGCACGGTTCCCGGCACGGAAGTGACTCACGCCGGCGGCCCAGGCAAGATCGCCACGGTCCGGATGCGCGGCGGCTCCGGGGCGCAGGCCCTGGTCCTCGTCGACGGCGTGCGTGTCAACTCGGTTACCGGCGGTACGGTCGACTTCGCGCACCTGCTGGCGGCCAACATCGAGCGCATCGAGGTGCTTCGCGGCCCGCAGGCGACATACGGTTCGGAGGCGATGACGGGGGTCGTCAGCATCACGACCGGCCGCGGCATGAAGGGATGGCGGCTGAGCGGGACCGGTGAGACCGGGACCCACGATCATCGTCGGTTCGAGCTGGGCCTCCTGGGCGCGACCGACCGTTGGGACGTCAGCGTTTCAGCGGTCGACCTGAGCACCGACGGCGTGTCCCACCGCGCGATCGAGGGCGGTGCGGTCGAAGACGATCCGTACGAGAACCAGACCTTGAGCACCCGCCTCGGCGCCGCTTTCGCGGGTGACGGCCGGATCGACCTGCGGGCTCGTTCCTACCGCGGCGACACCGCGGTGGACGGATTCGGCCTCGAGGATCTGAACGCGATGGCCGCCCAGGACGAGGACACGATCTCTCTGACGGTGGAGAAGGGCCTGGGTTCGTTCTGGCGACAGACCGTGCGCATCGGCCGGACCGATGCGACCCTGCTCGGGACCGACCCGGACACGATCTGGAACAACTACGAGATCCGTTCCGAGATCCGGCAAATCGACCTGCAGTCCGACATCGCGCTGGGCACGAACAACGTGCTGAATCTGGGTCTCGGGACGGAGAACCGGCGGGGGGCGAGCGTCGGCACGTTTGACGAGGAGGCCGACCTGGACTCGTGGTTCGTGCAGGACCAGTGGTCGATCACGGACGATGTTCACGTGACCGCCGCGCTGCGTGGCGACGAGCACTCGACGTTCGGGTCCGAGACGAGCCATCGGGTCACCGTTTCGGGAGGCTGGAGCGACGGCCGCGGCCGCCTCCACGGCAGCTACGGCACGGCGTTCCGGGCGCCCAACTTCAACGAGCTCTACTTTCCCTTCTCGGGCGATCCGAACCTGTTGCCCGAGACCACGGAGGGGGTCGACATCGGCGTGCAGCAGCGGCTGGGCGATTCGGGCGCGACGCTCGATCTGACCTGGTTCGACATCGACTTCGATCAACTGATCGAGTTCGACCTGACGAGCTTCACCTTCGGCAACGTTGCCCGGGCGAGTTCGAGCGGCGCGGAGTTCAGTCTGCGCTACCGCCCGAACGTTTCGACGAGCATCGAGCTTTCGCACACCTGGAACCGGACGGAAGACAAGGCCACGGGCAATCCGCTGGCCAGGCGGCCGAAGAACCGCACGACGGCAGTCGCGCAGTTACAGCCGACGGACCGCTTCACGGCGGCCGCCATGGTCGCCTTCGTTTCCGACCGGACCGATTCGGACGGGGCGGTCATGGACGACTACACCAAGGTCGACCTCCACCTGAGCTACAGCCTGTCGTGGCTCAGACCGTTCGTACGGATCGAGAACCTCCTGGATGAGGACTACTTCGAGGTCCCCGGGTTCGTCACGCCGGGCCGCACGATTGTCGTCGGCTTGCGACTACAGCGCCGGTAG
- a CDS encoding type II toxin-antitoxin system HicA family toxin codes for MLQQDGWVHVATKGSHRQFSHPTKPGRVTVPHPKKDLPRGTAASIYRQAGWRA; via the coding sequence ATGCTCCAGCAGGACGGCTGGGTGCATGTGGCCACCAAGGGCAGCCACCGGCAGTTCAGCCACCCCACCAAGCCCGGACGAGTGACCGTGCCGCACCCGAAGAAGGACCTACCGCGCGGAACGGCCGCGTCCATCTACAGGCAGGCTGGCTGGAGAGCTTGA
- the shc gene encoding squalene--hopene cyclase, with the protein MIGPAGVLRERSTTAPARNLSQTIEAAVRNLLSSRKKDGHWRFELEGDTILESEYVLLLYFLGRGDDPRITACCRRLRSQQMPTGGWTTHPGGRVDPSVSVKAYLCLKLVGDDPRSPHMAAARRAIRGAGGLPACNSYTKLYLSIFGLWRWRRAPAVPPEMILLPQWFFFNIYDMSSWTRSMVVPLSVIWAHRPSVPLDITLDELDTEFIPARARPPLIERLWAQTFTALSALIKLVEWVGPVPWWRRRALAKAERWFTERIEGGDGLGAIFGAMVNAVIALRCLGYDVSHPLVQAQLRELERFEIEEAGEIRLQPCLSPVWDTTLTVNALLDAGVDDGKVPIQEALVWLLDRQVSVAGDWRQGSLQKAPGGWCFEYRNDYYPDCDDTAEALQALARVRGAGALEARRQAALARGLSWLLGMQNPDGGWAAFDRRCDKEVLTFIPFADHNAMIDPSTPDITSRGIRALLAAGLDPGEAPVRQAAEYLLREQDEDGSWPGRWGANHIYGTGLSLRALGELASAATRDRSDALARALRRGRSWLVRVQNGDGGWGESLRSYDDPTARGCGDSTASQTAWAMLGLSATVEARPEPREAGAARAALDRAAAFLQERQREDGSWYDRWWTGVGFPGVFYLRYHGYAQYFPLAALAAYRRFRSGSRG; encoded by the coding sequence GTGATCGGCCCCGCAGGAGTTCTCAGGGAGCGTTCGACAACAGCGCCGGCCCGGAACCTCAGCCAGACGATCGAGGCCGCCGTGCGCAACCTCCTGAGCAGTCGCAAGAAGGACGGCCATTGGCGCTTTGAGCTCGAGGGCGACACGATCCTTGAATCGGAATACGTGCTGCTGCTCTACTTCCTCGGCCGCGGCGACGATCCGAGAATCACCGCCTGCTGCCGGCGCCTGCGCAGCCAGCAGATGCCGACCGGCGGCTGGACGACGCACCCGGGCGGACGAGTCGATCCAAGCGTGTCCGTCAAGGCCTACCTGTGCCTGAAGCTCGTCGGCGACGACCCGCGTTCGCCGCACATGGCCGCGGCGCGCCGCGCGATCCGCGGCGCCGGAGGCCTGCCGGCCTGCAACTCGTACACGAAGTTGTACTTGTCGATCTTCGGGCTGTGGCGCTGGCGGCGGGCCCCGGCGGTACCCCCGGAGATGATCCTCCTGCCGCAGTGGTTCTTCTTCAACATCTACGACATGTCTTCGTGGACGCGGTCGATGGTCGTTCCGCTGTCCGTGATCTGGGCCCACCGGCCGAGCGTGCCGCTCGACATCACGCTGGATGAGCTCGACACGGAGTTCATCCCGGCTCGTGCGCGGCCGCCGCTGATCGAGCGTCTCTGGGCGCAGACGTTCACCGCGCTCAGCGCGCTGATCAAGCTGGTCGAGTGGGTCGGTCCTGTTCCCTGGTGGCGGCGGCGTGCCTTGGCTAAGGCCGAACGGTGGTTTACGGAGCGCATCGAAGGCGGCGACGGCCTGGGCGCGATCTTCGGGGCGATGGTCAACGCCGTCATCGCTTTGAGGTGCCTGGGATACGACGTGAGCCACCCCCTGGTTCAAGCTCAACTGCGGGAACTCGAACGGTTCGAGATCGAGGAGGCCGGGGAGATCCGCCTCCAGCCGTGCCTTTCGCCGGTCTGGGATACCACGCTGACGGTGAACGCGTTGCTCGATGCTGGCGTGGACGACGGGAAAGTCCCGATTCAGGAAGCACTGGTGTGGCTGCTGGACCGGCAGGTCTCGGTTGCGGGCGATTGGCGCCAGGGGAGCCTCCAGAAGGCGCCCGGCGGTTGGTGCTTCGAGTACCGGAACGACTACTACCCCGACTGCGACGACACGGCGGAAGCGCTGCAGGCGTTGGCCCGGGTCCGGGGTGCCGGGGCGCTGGAAGCGCGCCGGCAAGCGGCACTGGCCCGGGGGCTGTCCTGGCTTCTTGGCATGCAGAACCCGGACGGCGGCTGGGCTGCGTTCGACCGGCGCTGCGACAAGGAAGTCCTCACCTTCATTCCCTTCGCCGATCACAACGCGATGATCGATCCCAGCACGCCGGATATCACTTCCCGGGGGATCCGCGCCCTGCTTGCCGCGGGGCTCGATCCGGGGGAGGCGCCAGTCAGGCAGGCCGCCGAGTACCTGCTGCGGGAGCAGGATGAGGACGGAAGCTGGCCCGGACGCTGGGGGGCGAATCACATCTACGGGACCGGGCTTTCGCTCCGGGCCCTGGGTGAGCTCGCCTCCGCGGCGACACGCGACCGCTCCGACGCCCTGGCTCGGGCGTTGAGGCGTGGCCGGAGTTGGCTCGTCCGGGTCCAGAACGGAGACGGCGGGTGGGGCGAGTCGCTCCGTTCCTACGACGATCCGACCGCCAGGGGGTGCGGAGACAGCACCGCGTCCCAGACGGCCTGGGCGATGCTTGGCCTGAGCGCGACCGTCGAAGCGCGGCCGGAACCGCGCGAAGCCGGTGCGGCTCGCGCGGCGCTGGACCGTGCCGCCGCCTTCCTTCAGGAGCGTCAGCGGGAGGACGGTTCCTGGTACGACCGTTGGTGGACGGGTGTCGGTTTTCCGGGAGTCTTCTATCTCCGATACCACGGCTACGCCCAGTACTTTCCGCTCGCGGCGCTCGCTGCGTATCGCCGGTTTCGATCAGGGAGTCGGGGATGA
- a CDS encoding class I SAM-dependent methyltransferase produces the protein MVKALRTIYRRFHAGLFAALRRLGWNVARTADFYSPLPVLSEVAESRESWDRPSELVGVDYDLHAMKALLSALIDVHGGEFDALPPHGEIRTLGYGPGFPVIDALTTYLMVRDLRPAKYVEIGSGLSTYYAWLAAAANGRDGRVCEMTCVDPFPTGRLNELEEPVVNAVVSKVEATDLGLFEALDAGDVLFIDSTHVLKLGGDVAFLFLEVLPRLRPGVVVHVHDIHFPYNTPYPAEQYVFRAKWPLYRTEAMVLQAFLSFNREFEVVLSAPMIRHFDEPFLEQTIPGYRPVDYEDYDTHFGSIWLRRRLPAG, from the coding sequence ATGGTCAAGGCGCTGAGAACGATCTACCGCCGCTTCCACGCGGGCCTGTTCGCCGCGTTGCGCAGACTGGGCTGGAACGTGGCGAGAACGGCCGACTTCTACTCGCCGTTGCCGGTGCTCTCGGAGGTTGCGGAGTCCCGGGAGTCGTGGGACCGGCCGAGCGAGTTGGTCGGAGTCGACTACGACCTGCACGCGATGAAAGCGCTGCTGTCGGCGTTGATCGACGTGCATGGCGGCGAGTTCGACGCGTTGCCGCCGCACGGTGAGATCAGGACACTGGGGTACGGCCCCGGTTTCCCGGTGATCGACGCGCTGACGACCTACCTCATGGTGCGAGACCTGCGGCCGGCGAAGTACGTCGAGATCGGTTCCGGCCTGTCGACCTACTACGCGTGGCTGGCCGCGGCGGCGAACGGGCGTGACGGCCGTGTCTGCGAGATGACCTGCGTCGATCCGTTCCCGACCGGGCGGCTGAACGAGCTGGAGGAGCCGGTCGTGAACGCCGTCGTCTCAAAGGTCGAGGCCACGGACCTCGGGCTCTTCGAGGCTCTGGATGCCGGCGACGTGCTGTTCATCGACTCGACTCATGTGCTGAAGCTCGGCGGTGACGTGGCGTTCCTCTTCCTCGAGGTGCTGCCGCGGCTGCGGCCCGGCGTCGTGGTCCATGTCCACGACATCCACTTCCCTTACAACACGCCTTACCCGGCCGAGCAGTACGTCTTCCGGGCCAAGTGGCCGCTCTACCGCACGGAGGCGATGGTTCTGCAGGCGTTTCTGAGCTTCAACCGGGAGTTCGAGGTGGTGCTCTCCGCGCCGATGATTCGTCACTTCGACGAGCCCTTTCTGGAACAGACGATTCCCGGCTACCGCCCGGTCGACTACGAGGACTACGACACTCACTTCGGCTCGATCTGGTTGCGCCGGCGGTTGCCGGCCGGCTAG
- a CDS encoding type II toxin-antitoxin system HicB family antitoxin, giving the protein MRYVSFIHRDGAGYGVSFPDFPGCVSVGDTVDEAVRHGCEALAFHVEGLVADGARIPPPRSIDAIKADAELADWRQGADFVLIPLLLDRGSSRRVNISLDRGLLEAIDDEARERRMTRSAFLASAARHEIEGT; this is encoded by the coding sequence ATGCGCTACGTGTCCTTCATCCACCGGGACGGCGCCGGTTACGGCGTGAGCTTTCCCGACTTTCCCGGCTGCGTCTCCGTCGGCGACACGGTCGACGAGGCCGTGCGGCACGGTTGCGAAGCCCTCGCCTTTCACGTCGAGGGTCTCGTAGCGGACGGCGCCCGGATTCCGCCCCCAAGGTCGATCGACGCGATCAAGGCCGACGCGGAACTCGCCGACTGGCGTCAGGGGGCGGACTTCGTTCTGATTCCACTCTTGCTGGACCGCGGATCTTCGCGGCGGGTCAACATATCCCTCGACCGCGGTCTGCTCGAGGCGATCGACGACGAAGCCAGGGAGCGCCGGATGACCCGGTCGGCGTTCTTGGCCAGCGCGGCACGCCACGAGATCGAGGGGACGTGA
- a CDS encoding sulfotransferase, protein MSGKDKVLPHSSTMAPPGTWLRLLWENGGAPPAYWGKVARILIPTTLAAPLRIVERLRWGGAVARVEIDKPPVFVLGVARSGTTHLLNLMSQDPQYAWISTFHAAVPTFFLTGRGRLKRLMDGLAPATRPMDNVKVSMDMPVEEDLAVANASPYSSLHALSFPQRAEWYFNRYCFMRGLSARDVKRWERVYMEVLRKATLDAGGRRLVLKSPANTGRIPHLLRLFPDARFIHIVRNPYVVYESLAHMFRSVIPMHQLHSITEKALDDLALFLLRETLQQYLKDRASIPKGQLAELRFEDLERNALSELEAVYATLDLPGWEAARVGIESYLGGIAGYQKNRYAIDASTIQRVQRECRFALDTWEYLPPDGPSAAVSWASR, encoded by the coding sequence GTGTCCGGCAAAGACAAGGTCCTCCCGCACTCGAGCACGATGGCCCCTCCGGGCACATGGCTGCGCCTCCTCTGGGAGAACGGCGGCGCCCCGCCGGCCTACTGGGGCAAGGTGGCGCGGATCCTCATCCCGACGACGCTCGCTGCACCTCTCCGGATCGTGGAACGACTGCGCTGGGGCGGAGCGGTCGCCCGCGTGGAGATCGACAAACCGCCCGTCTTCGTACTCGGCGTTGCCCGCAGCGGCACGACCCATCTGCTCAATCTGATGTCGCAGGATCCCCAGTACGCTTGGATCTCGACCTTTCACGCCGCCGTGCCAACCTTCTTCCTCACGGGTCGCGGCCGGCTGAAGCGCCTTATGGACGGACTCGCGCCAGCAACCCGGCCGATGGACAACGTGAAGGTGTCCATGGACATGCCGGTGGAGGAGGATCTGGCCGTCGCCAATGCGAGTCCTTACTCTTCCCTCCATGCGCTCTCGTTCCCCCAGAGAGCAGAGTGGTACTTCAACAGGTACTGCTTCATGCGAGGCCTTTCCGCCAGGGACGTGAAGCGATGGGAGCGCGTCTACATGGAGGTGTTGCGCAAGGCGACACTGGATGCCGGCGGCCGGCGGCTGGTGCTCAAGAGTCCGGCCAATACCGGCCGGATACCTCATCTGTTGCGGCTCTTCCCGGACGCGCGGTTCATCCACATCGTTCGCAATCCGTACGTGGTCTACGAATCCCTGGCGCACATGTTCCGTTCGGTCATACCGATGCACCAGCTTCATTCGATCACCGAGAAAGCCCTGGACGATCTTGCTCTCTTCCTTCTCCGGGAAACGCTACAGCAGTACCTGAAGGACCGTGCATCCATCCCGAAGGGACAGCTTGCGGAGCTGCGTTTCGAAGATCTCGAGCGGAATGCGCTGTCGGAGCTCGAGGCCGTCTACGCAACGCTGGACCTGCCGGGCTGGGAGGCGGCGCGGGTCGGGATCGAGAGCTACCTGGGTGGAATTGCCGGCTATCAAAAGAACCGGTACGCCATCGATGCGTCCACGATTCAGCGCGTCCAGCGAGAGTGCCGGTTCGCACTGGACACATGGGAGTACCTGCCGCCCGACGGTCCGTCGGCCGCGGTGTCCTGGGCGTCACGGTGA
- a CDS encoding cytochrome P450: MTIRFAEEILLLILDEEHGDLPESYSEHLLDIVVAGAVLMDLALEGRIDTDLEKLVLVDSTPLEDELLDPTLADVATGPGDRNADYWIARTAERGKEIRERALSRLVENGILETDAGGMFFSSAVSRSRRYPTRDGRQMEEVRLRIMRVLFSDEIPDPRDVVLICLSDASGVLRRLLTPQERIRLRERIEQIRKLDLIGRFLLPAIRQNQLAAPTPPAARPPSEIPEVKGLPFLGSTLSMTGDLSVFFARQYRELGPVFRVRALNRRLLVLAGPEAVQFLQRQGKAHLRTGNEWLRFSWEMGASKTIIAQEGPPHVRMRKTMAPGLSPQCLHERMPDFMRITRTEIAGWLQGGPVTARSALQRMITRQAGALLANLDMVDGSDDLDRLLGTILDVEVARRRPRWWLKLPQVSRARKSYRALFEEIMAVHERRKPSGGPSNVVDDLLDLHRRDPRLLPEEDLPGVVGSILIAALHTAAYTVVFALYEALKRPRFLNAMRAEADALFDSGTAAAPPLSRLDVTNRFAMETMRVYSITPAVLRRVTNSFVFAGHTIPAGADIVIAYGAAHHLPEHFPDPQRFDIDRYTPERAEHRAAGVYVPFSAGAHSCLGKGLAQIQVALTLATIFHEADLEMRPPGYRLKVSYGLSPRPADSFRFVARRRRERDTALTA; encoded by the coding sequence ATGACCATCAGGTTCGCCGAGGAGATTCTCCTGCTCATCCTCGACGAAGAGCACGGTGATCTGCCGGAGTCCTACTCGGAGCATCTTCTGGACATCGTCGTTGCCGGCGCCGTGTTGATGGATCTGGCGCTGGAGGGACGGATCGACACGGACCTCGAGAAACTCGTCCTGGTGGACTCGACGCCTCTTGAGGACGAGCTTCTCGATCCGACCCTGGCGGATGTAGCGACCGGCCCGGGCGATCGCAACGCGGACTACTGGATCGCGCGCACCGCGGAGCGGGGCAAGGAGATCCGTGAACGTGCGCTTTCCCGCCTGGTCGAGAACGGAATCCTGGAAACCGATGCCGGCGGCATGTTCTTTTCGTCCGCCGTCTCCCGTTCCAGGCGCTATCCGACCCGCGACGGGCGCCAGATGGAGGAAGTGCGCCTGCGAATCATGCGGGTGCTGTTCAGCGACGAGATTCCCGATCCACGCGATGTCGTGCTCATCTGCCTGAGCGACGCCAGCGGCGTACTGCGTCGCCTGCTCACGCCGCAGGAGAGGATCCGGCTGCGGGAACGGATCGAGCAGATCCGGAAGCTCGACCTGATCGGCCGGTTCCTGCTCCCGGCGATTCGCCAGAACCAGCTCGCCGCCCCGACGCCGCCGGCAGCCCGGCCGCCGAGCGAGATTCCCGAAGTGAAGGGCCTCCCGTTCCTCGGCAGCACGCTCAGCATGACCGGAGACCTGAGCGTCTTCTTCGCCCGGCAGTACAGGGAACTGGGCCCCGTCTTTCGCGTGCGTGCCCTGAACCGGCGCCTCCTCGTTCTCGCCGGTCCGGAAGCCGTTCAGTTTCTCCAACGCCAGGGCAAGGCCCACTTGCGAACCGGCAACGAGTGGCTGCGCTTCAGTTGGGAGATGGGGGCCTCCAAGACGATCATCGCCCAAGAGGGCCCTCCACACGTCCGCATGCGCAAGACGATGGCCCCGGGCCTTTCGCCCCAGTGCCTCCACGAGCGCATGCCGGACTTCATGCGCATCACCCGAACGGAAATCGCCGGCTGGCTCCAGGGCGGTCCCGTTACGGCCCGCTCCGCGCTTCAGCGCATGATCACTCGCCAAGCCGGCGCACTGCTGGCCAACCTCGACATGGTCGACGGCTCCGACGACCTGGACCGCCTTCTAGGGACGATCCTGGACGTGGAGGTGGCGCGACGACGTCCAAGGTGGTGGCTGAAGCTCCCGCAGGTGTCTCGTGCTCGAAAGTCCTATCGGGCGCTCTTCGAGGAGATCATGGCTGTGCACGAGCGACGCAAACCGTCTGGCGGCCCATCGAACGTCGTGGACGATCTGCTCGATCTTCATCGAAGAGACCCTCGGCTGCTCCCCGAAGAGGACCTGCCGGGCGTCGTCGGGTCCATCCTCATCGCGGCGCTTCACACGGCGGCGTACACAGTGGTCTTCGCCCTCTACGAGGCGCTGAAGCGCCCGCGGTTCCTGAACGCGATGAGGGCCGAAGCGGACGCCCTGTTCGACAGCGGAACCGCAGCCGCGCCTCCACTGTCACGACTTGACGTCACGAACCGCTTCGCGATGGAGACCATGCGGGTGTACTCGATCACGCCCGCGGTGCTGCGTCGTGTAACGAACTCGTTCGTGTTTGCCGGCCACACGATTCCGGCCGGCGCGGACATCGTGATCGCCTACGGGGCAGCGCACCATCTGCCGGAGCACTTCCCCGATCCGCAGCGTTTCGACATCGACCGGTACACGCCGGAGCGGGCGGAGCATCGGGCAGCCGGCGTGTACGTTCCGTTCAGCGCGGGAGCTCACAGTTGCCTGGGAAAGGGCCTCGCTCAGATTCAAGTCGCCTTGACCCTGGCGACGATCTTCCATGAGGCCGACCTGGAGATGAGGCCCCCGGGCTACAGGCTGAAGGTCTCCTACGGTCTGTCGCCCAGGCCGGCCGATTCCTTCAGGTTCGTCGCGCGGCGCAGAAGAGAAAGAGACACCGCCCTCACCGCCTGA